The genome window TTCTGCTGTTAGGGCGCTGAGTCGATTTGCGTTCGGCGAGAGTACGCATCAAACTTTGCAATTGCTGAGTCGCCGCCGGCGGGCGTTCCCCTTTCCTCGCCCAATTTAACAGCATCGCCCCGGTAATCCCGCAGAGATTCGTAGCGCCGACAGAAGCCAGCCGCTTCAGCAGAGGCTGACTGTTGGACACAAAAATCACCAATGCGTCCGGGTGTTCCTGAGCCAAACCGTAAACGCACTGAGCCGTCGCCACTACCAGCATTGCTGGCTTGCTTTGATTTTTGATCGAAGGTTCGAGAGCTCGGTGTGTTTCCTGAGCGTCAGTTGCAATCCAGCCGCTGTCGGCAAAAAATCGCATAAACTCTCTAGCTACTTGCTCTTGAGCTTTTTCCACCGCTTGCCCTGTCAGACGATCTATTTCGTCGTACACTACTTCCGGGATATAGCAAGTTCCCACCTTGGCATATTCTTGCCACACTTGGGTTCTGCCAGTCATTAAAACATCTGCATCAAAAGTTACCAATACAGGAGGAAGTTGATTAGCCATGACTTTATCCTATAGGCTCAGATAAGTTATTTACACTTAATCGATCGAGTTTAAACAAATTTTGGGTTATAAAAAAATCAACTTTTGGTAGTAGATAAATTGCCCTGGGCGCGGGTCTTAATTGGAAATTAGTAGTTAGGAACCCGATCGCCCTTCAGTTCGCAGTTCGATCGCTCAATTCCTATATTCCACTAATTTACCGCAACCCAAGAGCCTATTACCAAAAATGCCCGACTATTGCTAGTTCCCGATTCCCAGACGGCCAGCCAAAGCCGGAGTCAACGGCAACAGCGCAGCAATCATCAAGAACAAAGCTAGCAAACCCAAAGCCGCGCGAGCGTCGTCAGGCTCAGTCAGCTCGTTGAGGCTCGGCCGCTCCAGATTCCGCTGTAAAATCAGAATCACGATCGCCCAATACAGAGCCAAAGGATTAACTAAAGAAACGATGGCCAGCACCACAAAAGTCGCCAAAGTAGTGCGACTGGCTATTTTCCGACCGTAGATGGCTTGCACGATTCTACCCCCGTCCAATTGTCCCGCCGGCATCAAATTAATCGCCGTTATTACCAAGCCCAACCAACCGATCACAACCAGCGGGTGAACGTCAACAATCTGCTGCTGCAAAGCCGAACCCAAAACCACTTTTGCCAAAGTTCCCACCAAAACCGAGCCCTTGAAAAATTCTGCGGGAATTTGAAACAAACTGCCGGGGTGAGACAGCAGCAAACCCGTTACCAGCATTAGCACAGAAACTATTCCCCCAGCCGCCGATCCGGCAAAAGCGATGTCAAACAAAACTTTACGGTTGGGCAGCAGCGACTCAAAACGGTCGAGCGCTCCAAAACAACCTATCTGCAAAGTTGGTATAAAAAACGGCCAACTCAAGCCAACCTTGTACCGATTTGCCAGCACTCGGCGAGCAATTTCCCCAGAGCCTAAAACCGCCCAAATTCCGGCTGCAATTGGCAAAACTTCTAGATATCTAGCCGGCGAGTTAAAGAAATCGAAACCCAGCAGCAAACCGCCTGTCTCTAAGCTAGTAGCAATTGTTGCCAGCAGCAGCACGACTGCTAGGATTTTTTGATATACGGTAGTTGGCTGGGGGTCGTTGGTGCTGGGCAAGATAATAACTACGGGCTTGTCGTCCTGATTTTCTACTAAAAATAGACGGTAGCGATCGTTTAATCTTTCTTCCAAACTTGCCGTCAAACGCGAGTGTACTTGTTCTGGGTCTCCTCGGAGATTGCCTTTCAAGATTACCCCATCTTGATAGGGAATCGTTTCTGTGGCAAAGAAAGTATCAATTCCAAAGATGCCTTTAATTGCCTTGAGGTCTTCCACTGGAACGGGAATTATTTCTGATTCATTATTCGCAGGCGACGAGGTGACGATCTTAACGGTTTCTGGGGCTGGTGGTCGCTGCGACTCAGGGGCAGAGAAAGCATCGCTTTGCGACTTTACCTCAGCAGCATCGGGCCGCGGCAGCACTGTATCAGATGCAGCCTTACGCAATTGCCGGCCCAGATAAATGTACAATCCCGTGGATGCCACCAGCAGCAACAATACCGCCACTAGATTGAGGTAAATTCCGGCGGCGAACAAACCAAAGAACAGCAGCCAGGGACTCATCAGCGCAACAGACTGCAACCAAGCCAAAATTCCCAGTTTGCCAAAAGGTCTAGCGCGATAAAATCCCCAACCCAGAATTCCCAGAGCAACCAATACGAGCGCAATTGTTGCCGTATTTTCCGATGCAACTACAGGCATTCCGGTTGCTTGCGCCAATAGGGGCTTTAATCGGTCGATCGCGCTGCGGTCGAGTAATAGCATTACATTTTGGGGAACGTGAAATAGAGTTGTTGGGAACATATCCAAACCTGTCGGAAACTAGCCTGATTACTAAGGATAACCTCTGAGGGCTACTCGGCCCACAACCTGCTGGTGCTGTTTGAACATCGCAGGATCTCGGCTATTGACACAATAAACCTTTTATGATACCACATTGGCTGTGGCAAACATATACTCAA of Oscillatoria nigro-viridis PCC 7112 contains these proteins:
- a CDS encoding site-2 protease family protein, with the translated sequence MFPTTLFHVPQNVMLLLDRSAIDRLKPLLAQATGMPVVASENTATIALVLVALGILGWGFYRARPFGKLGILAWLQSVALMSPWLLFFGLFAAGIYLNLVAVLLLLVASTGLYIYLGRQLRKAASDTVLPRPDAAEVKSQSDAFSAPESQRPPAPETVKIVTSSPANNESEIIPVPVEDLKAIKGIFGIDTFFATETIPYQDGVILKGNLRGDPEQVHSRLTASLEERLNDRYRLFLVENQDDKPVVIILPSTNDPQPTTVYQKILAVVLLLATIATSLETGGLLLGFDFFNSPARYLEVLPIAAGIWAVLGSGEIARRVLANRYKVGLSWPFFIPTLQIGCFGALDRFESLLPNRKVLFDIAFAGSAAGGIVSVLMLVTGLLLSHPGSLFQIPAEFFKGSVLVGTLAKVVLGSALQQQIVDVHPLVVIGWLGLVITAINLMPAGQLDGGRIVQAIYGRKIASRTTLATFVVLAIVSLVNPLALYWAIVILILQRNLERPSLNELTEPDDARAALGLLALFLMIAALLPLTPALAGRLGIGN